A genomic stretch from Pararhizobium sp. IMCC21322 includes:
- a CDS encoding YifB family Mg chelatase-like AAA ATPase has product MVAHVTTVSFQGIEAVPVDVQVLLAPGLPAFTIVGLPDKAVAESRERVRGALHASGLSLPPRRITVNLAPADLPKEGSHYDLPIALGLMAAIGALPAEFLSRFVVLGELALDGSIAAVTGALPAAIAANAMDKGLICPAASGREAAWAGTDLEVLAPENLIQLANHFKGTQVLSNPEPAIHAPAENLPDLSDIKGQETARRALEVAAAGGHNMLMVGPPGAGKSMLAARLPSILPPLSPKELLEVSMIASIAGSLSVGGLSDRRPFREPHHSASMAAMVGGGIRAKPGEVSLAHNGILFLDELPEFTPQVLDSLRQPLERGETSIARVNYRLTYPSRFQLIAAMNPCKCGHAGEPGYKCPRGPRCANDYQARISGPFLDRIDIRIAVPAVTASDLITPKPSEASKAVAARVAKVRTLQAERFAAIGHPDIRTMAAAPADLISEVAAPDAAGLTLLKDAAEAMKLSARGYHRVLKIARTLADLDGSDALGRVHLAEALSYRMVGDGGTSQA; this is encoded by the coding sequence ATGGTTGCACACGTCACCACTGTCAGTTTTCAGGGCATTGAAGCCGTGCCGGTTGATGTGCAGGTTCTGCTGGCACCAGGCTTGCCTGCCTTCACCATTGTCGGTCTGCCGGACAAGGCCGTGGCTGAAAGCCGTGAGCGGGTGCGCGGGGCTTTGCATGCGTCCGGCCTGTCGCTGCCACCGCGCCGGATCACGGTTAATCTGGCACCGGCGGATCTTCCCAAGGAAGGCAGCCATTATGACCTTCCAATCGCACTGGGTCTGATGGCGGCAATTGGTGCCCTGCCCGCAGAATTTCTCAGCCGCTTTGTGGTTCTGGGTGAACTGGCACTGGATGGCAGTATTGCCGCCGTCACTGGTGCTTTGCCCGCTGCGATTGCCGCAAATGCCATGGATAAGGGGCTGATCTGCCCTGCTGCCAGTGGCCGGGAAGCCGCTTGGGCCGGAACTGATCTGGAGGTGCTGGCGCCGGAAAACCTGATCCAACTGGCCAATCACTTCAAAGGGACACAAGTCCTGTCCAACCCCGAGCCTGCGATCCATGCGCCGGCAGAAAACCTGCCCGATCTGTCTGACATCAAGGGACAGGAAACCGCCCGTCGGGCGCTGGAAGTGGCCGCTGCAGGAGGCCACAATATGTTGATGGTCGGGCCTCCGGGTGCCGGAAAATCCATGTTGGCTGCCAGACTGCCCTCTATTCTGCCACCCCTTTCGCCCAAGGAGCTTCTGGAAGTCTCGATGATCGCTTCCATTGCAGGTAGCCTCTCTGTCGGTGGTCTGTCGGACCGCCGTCCGTTCCGCGAACCGCACCACTCCGCGTCCATGGCGGCCATGGTCGGGGGCGGCATACGCGCCAAGCCAGGCGAAGTGTCGCTGGCGCATAATGGCATTCTGTTTCTTGACGAATTGCCCGAATTCACCCCGCAAGTGCTGGACAGTCTGCGTCAACCTTTGGAGCGCGGCGAAACCTCCATCGCTCGTGTGAATTACCGGCTCACCTACCCGTCACGCTTTCAGCTGATTGCAGCCATGAACCCCTGCAAATGCGGGCACGCTGGAGAACCGGGCTATAAATGCCCGCGCGGGCCGCGCTGCGCCAATGATTATCAGGCGCGTATTTCCGGCCCGTTTCTGGACCGGATTGATATTCGCATTGCAGTTCCAGCGGTGACTGCGAGCGATCTCATTACGCCCAAACCCAGCGAAGCCAGCAAAGCTGTTGCAGCGCGTGTGGCAAAAGTCCGAACCCTTCAGGCCGAGCGCTTTGCCGCAATTGGCCATCCCGATATCCGCACCATGGCTGCCGCCCCTGCCGATCTCATCAGTGAAGTCGCCGCGCCCGATGCAGCTGGTCTGACCCTGCTGAAAGATGCCGCTGAAGCGATGAAACTCAGTGCGCGGGGCTATCACCGTGTGCTGAAGATAGCGCGCACCCTCGCGGACCTTGACGGATCAGACGCGCTGGGCCGGGTACATCTGGCTGAAGCCCTGAGTTACCGCATGGTTGGAGATGGCGGCACGTCACAGGCTTGA
- a CDS encoding excalibur calcium-binding domain-containing protein — protein MFLLSPWPPLTTIKHIASAPNCDAARAVGLAPSFIGQPGYWGPHDRDEDGIACELFFGGRIHRTVDEIPQIGDRALRW, from the coding sequence ATGTTTTTGTTAAGTCCCTGGCCGCCGCTCACAACGATCAAACATATTGCGTCTGCACCAAACTGCGATGCTGCCAGAGCCGTAGGCCTGGCTCCATCCTTCATCGGTCAACCGGGATACTGGGGCCCTCATGATCGTGACGAAGACGGAATTGCCTGTGAGTTATTCTTCGGCGGTCGAATACACCGAACTGTCGACGAGATACCGCAGATAGGAGACAGAGCCCTTCGATGGTGA
- a CDS encoding TetR/AcrR family transcriptional regulator produces the protein MRNDKKQKRHQEIAEAAYALLSKHGYGGTSMLSIAKAAGASNETLYRWYGDKQNLFAAMVQDNAAVVKAELEASLTAEGDPLAALEQIGAKLLTLLTSERAIALNRAAASDSTGALGAAITEAGRGTIAPLIERLFDSIMQTGVLKVENPSEATETYLGLLIGDLQIRRVIGQLDPLSEAACSARSDRALMLLRKLYAA, from the coding sequence ATGCGGAACGACAAGAAACAAAAACGGCATCAGGAGATTGCCGAGGCAGCCTATGCCCTGCTGTCGAAGCACGGCTATGGTGGCACATCGATGCTCAGCATTGCCAAAGCAGCGGGTGCCTCAAATGAGACGCTGTATCGCTGGTACGGGGACAAGCAAAACCTGTTTGCAGCCATGGTTCAGGACAATGCAGCGGTTGTGAAAGCCGAGCTGGAGGCCAGCCTGACAGCGGAAGGCGATCCGCTCGCAGCGCTTGAACAGATCGGCGCGAAACTGTTGACGCTGCTGACCAGCGAGCGCGCAATTGCCCTCAACCGGGCCGCAGCGTCAGACAGCACTGGCGCACTTGGTGCAGCCATCACGGAGGCCGGTCGCGGAACGATAGCGCCGCTCATAGAAAGGCTGTTTGACAGTATAATGCAGACCGGTGTTCTGAAGGTTGAAAACCCTTCTGAGGCCACCGAAACCTATCTGGGCCTGCTGATCGGTGATCTGCAGATACGCCGGGTAATCGGGCAATTGGACCCCTTATCCGAAGCCGCTTGCAGCGCCCGGTCTGACCGGGCGCTGATGCTGCTCAGGAAACTTTACGCAGCCTGA
- a CDS encoding DUF1772 domain-containing protein has translation MPIMISTMISLSLILCAAIFGFFYAWICSTMWGLDAADPRIAISAMQAMNASVRNAVFAPAFFGTPLVLAATAALLWARDYKTSAKLFALSGAVYLCFGLILTMLVNVPMNEALARIVVPEDLDAASAIWQDYSKPWQFWNQSRTVASGFAFLLAVIGTLKLSVRPLE, from the coding sequence ATGCCAATAATGATTTCAACCATGATCTCCCTGTCTTTAATCCTGTGCGCGGCGATTTTTGGCTTTTTCTATGCCTGGATCTGTTCCACCATGTGGGGACTGGACGCAGCAGATCCGCGCATAGCGATTTCTGCCATGCAGGCCATGAATGCCTCTGTTCGAAACGCCGTCTTCGCGCCGGCATTCTTTGGCACGCCACTGGTTTTGGCAGCCACCGCAGCGCTGCTCTGGGCGCGCGATTACAAAACAAGTGCAAAGCTTTTTGCGCTCAGCGGCGCGGTCTATCTGTGCTTTGGTCTCATTCTGACAATGCTCGTCAATGTGCCCATGAATGAAGCGCTGGCGCGCATCGTGGTTCCGGAAGATCTCGATGCCGCTAGCGCGATCTGGCAGGACTATTCAAAACCCTGGCAGTTTTGGAACCAGTCGCGCACGGTCGCGTCCGGTTTTGCATTTCTGCTGGCTGTAATCGGGACGCTTAAACTGTCCGTCAGACCGTTAGAGTGA
- the gshB gene encoding glutathione synthase: MSLKVAVQMDHISTIQIGGDSTFAMLLEASKRGHSLFHYEPDQLMMLDGKVKARMAPLTVQDVEGDHFTLGSEEMLELTDMDSVLLRQDPPFDMNYITTTHLLERVHPQTLVVNDPAHVRNAPEKIFVTEFPDLMPKTLISRNGDDIRAFREEVGDIILKPLYGNGGAGVFRLTSDDQNLASLLEMFEQMFPEPFMVQQYLPDVRAGDKRIILVDGVAVGAINRVPAEGEARSNMHVGGRAEAIGMTAREHEICERIGPALKERGFIFVGIDVIGDYMTEINVTSPTGIREVKKFGGADIAALIWDAIEAKV; encoded by the coding sequence ATGTCACTCAAAGTCGCGGTCCAGATGGATCACATCTCCACCATTCAAATTGGTGGCGATTCCACCTTTGCCATGTTGCTGGAGGCCTCCAAACGCGGGCACAGTCTGTTCCATTACGAGCCGGATCAGCTGATGATGCTGGATGGCAAGGTCAAAGCCCGCATGGCCCCCCTGACTGTGCAGGATGTGGAGGGTGATCATTTCACGCTGGGCAGCGAGGAAATGCTGGAACTGACTGATATGGACAGTGTTCTGCTGCGTCAGGACCCGCCCTTTGACATGAATTACATCACAACCACCCATTTGCTGGAGCGGGTGCATCCGCAAACACTGGTGGTCAATGATCCGGCCCATGTGCGCAATGCGCCGGAAAAGATTTTCGTTACCGAATTTCCCGATTTGATGCCCAAAACCCTGATTTCGCGCAATGGGGACGATATCAGGGCGTTTCGGGAAGAAGTTGGCGATATCATTCTAAAACCGCTTTATGGCAATGGCGGCGCTGGCGTATTCCGCCTGACATCGGATGATCAGAATCTGGCTTCTCTGCTGGAAATGTTCGAACAGATGTTTCCAGAGCCTTTTATGGTTCAGCAATATCTGCCAGACGTTCGGGCAGGCGACAAACGCATCATTCTGGTCGACGGCGTTGCCGTTGGGGCCATCAACCGCGTACCGGCAGAAGGCGAAGCACGTTCCAACATGCATGTGGGTGGCCGCGCGGAAGCCATTGGCATGACTGCCCGCGAACATGAAATCTGCGAGCGCATCGGTCCTGCCCTGAAAGAGCGCGGCTTTATCTTTGTCGGCATCGATGTCATTGGCGACTACATGACCGAGATCAACGTCACCTCTCCAACCGGCATTCGCGAAGTGAAGAAATTTGGCGGCGCGGATATTGCGGCCCTCATCTGGGATGCGATTGAAGCGAAAGTCTGA
- a CDS encoding YraN family protein: protein MNRSRTRQRAETRGRHAETAAALLLRVKGYRILNQRYKTPVGEIDLVACRGRLVVFTEVKWRSTLDMALESVHPKAQARIGQAAAHWLSRQSKFANFNTRFDVIALAPWRWPVHLKQAFDLSDHI from the coding sequence GTGAACCGATCCCGCACACGACAGCGGGCGGAAACGCGCGGACGGCACGCCGAAACTGCAGCGGCGCTTTTGTTGCGGGTCAAGGGTTATCGTATTTTGAATCAGCGCTATAAAACGCCGGTTGGCGAAATTGATCTGGTTGCCTGCCGTGGCCGGTTGGTGGTTTTTACCGAGGTTAAATGGCGCAGCACTTTGGACATGGCCCTTGAATCCGTTCACCCCAAAGCGCAGGCGCGTATCGGGCAAGCGGCTGCACATTGGCTCAGCCGACAGTCCAAATTTGCAAATTTCAACACACGATTTGATGTGATAGCCCTTGCGCCATGGCGGTGGCCGGTCCATCTGAAACAGGCTTTTGATCTTTCCGATCACATCTGA
- the rsmI gene encoding 16S rRNA (cytidine(1402)-2'-O)-methyltransferase produces MPQPADKSPEKGGFSINGYGLHAPRLEDGLYLVSTPIGHLKDITLRALETLAAAHLIGCEDTRVSRVLLSHYGITTPVMAYHEHNADTASAKIIEALKHGPVALISDAGTPLVSDPGSRLVTQVLEAGHKVIPIPGASAVLAALVAADLGDNQFHFVGFLPTKEKARSAVFQTLGGSDATLVFYESPKRIAACLKNAASVLGNDRPAVVGRELTKRFETFYRGTLGELAEEFANSDTPKGEIVLLIGRGAPQEEMFDLDAALQDRMAKVPLKQAVDEVSGMSGLKRRDVYQRALQLRDAQ; encoded by the coding sequence ATGCCACAACCCGCCGACAAATCGCCGGAAAAAGGTGGGTTTTCCATCAATGGTTATGGCCTGCATGCCCCGCGTTTGGAAGACGGGTTGTATCTTGTTTCCACACCAATCGGGCATTTAAAAGACATTACGCTGCGCGCACTGGAAACTCTGGCAGCAGCGCACCTGATTGGATGCGAGGATACACGTGTCAGCCGCGTGTTGCTGTCGCATTACGGCATCACAACACCCGTCATGGCCTATCATGAGCACAATGCTGATACTGCCAGTGCCAAAATCATCGAAGCTCTGAAGCACGGACCGGTGGCGCTTATCAGCGATGCGGGAACGCCGCTGGTGTCTGATCCGGGCAGCCGGTTGGTGACACAGGTGCTGGAAGCGGGCCACAAGGTTATTCCCATTCCCGGTGCCTCAGCCGTTCTGGCAGCGCTTGTGGCGGCGGATCTTGGTGACAATCAGTTTCATTTCGTGGGTTTTTTGCCGACCAAGGAAAAAGCGCGCAGCGCCGTTTTCCAGACACTTGGCGGCAGTGACGCAACGCTGGTTTTCTATGAAAGTCCCAAGCGGATTGCAGCCTGCCTGAAAAATGCAGCCTCTGTTCTGGGCAATGATCGTCCGGCTGTGGTGGGCCGGGAATTGACCAAGCGCTTTGAAACCTTCTATCGCGGCACTCTTGGGGAACTGGCAGAGGAATTTGCCAATTCAGACACGCCCAAAGGGGAAATTGTGCTGTTGATCGGGCGCGGCGCGCCTCAGGAAGAGATGTTTGATCTGGATGCGGCTTTGCAGGATCGTATGGCCAAAGTGCCGCTGAAACAGGCGGTTGACGAGGTTTCTGGCATGAGCGGTCTGAAACGCCGGGACGTCTATCAGCGCGCGCTTCAGTTGAGAGACGCGCAGTGA
- a CDS encoding penicillin-binding protein activator codes for MAFIDLSRRKWVRAAAVLAAGAVLSACVPSGFGGGNGFRNQGSPFGNTTQNATGEVIGNGEVRVALLVPLTATGNAGTVGTSFKNAAALALREFPNANIQLLVKDTQGTPEGARAAASAALSQGAELILGPVFGSAVGPVTTLAVARSVPVISFSTRTEVATRGAYLMGFLPRDQVYRAAAYAAQKGKKSFAVLVPNNQTGLIYEGLFREAASNFGIRVATIERYALDRTSMQQKVAEVAKLSSSIDGVFMPDSAASVTFMAQLLAGAGLTAPRVLYVGSGQWDEPEIAAEPALRGAIYASVPNDRFNQFAGRYRQAYGSAPPRNASLAFDATILAAGLTARFGNDKFSRRVLTNTDGFAGVDGVFRFNTDGTNTRAMAVYEVQSGGARVVSPAPTSLNNRGF; via the coding sequence ATGGCCTTTATAGATTTGTCTCGTCGTAAATGGGTTCGTGCTGCTGCGGTTCTGGCCGCTGGTGCAGTGCTCAGCGCTTGTGTGCCATCCGGCTTTGGTGGTGGTAACGGATTTCGCAATCAGGGCTCGCCGTTTGGCAACACCACCCAGAATGCCACGGGGGAGGTGATCGGCAATGGCGAGGTGCGTGTTGCACTGCTTGTGCCGCTGACGGCCACGGGCAATGCAGGCACAGTTGGAACATCTTTCAAAAACGCGGCCGCTCTGGCGCTGCGTGAATTTCCCAACGCAAATATACAGCTTTTGGTAAAAGACACGCAGGGTACGCCGGAAGGCGCGCGTGCGGCTGCCAGTGCCGCCTTGTCGCAAGGGGCGGAACTGATTTTGGGGCCTGTCTTCGGCAGTGCAGTTGGCCCGGTCACCACATTGGCCGTGGCGCGCTCCGTGCCGGTTATTTCCTTTTCAACGCGCACGGAAGTTGCCACCAGAGGCGCTTATCTGATGGGCTTCCTGCCACGGGATCAGGTCTATCGCGCTGCGGCCTACGCCGCGCAGAAGGGTAAAAAGTCCTTTGCCGTTCTTGTCCCGAACAACCAGACCGGCCTGATCTATGAAGGGCTGTTCCGCGAAGCTGCATCCAACTTCGGAATTCGCGTGGCCACCATCGAACGCTATGCGCTGGATCGCACCTCCATGCAGCAAAAGGTGGCGGAAGTTGCCAAATTGTCGTCTTCGATCGATGGCGTGTTCATGCCGGACAGTGCAGCCTCCGTCACGTTTATGGCGCAGCTTCTGGCTGGCGCCGGCCTGACAGCACCGCGTGTGCTCTATGTCGGATCCGGCCAATGGGATGAACCGGAAATTGCCGCGGAACCGGCTTTGCGCGGCGCAATCTATGCCTCTGTGCCCAACGATCGCTTCAATCAGTTTGCCGGCCGCTACCGGCAGGCCTATGGCTCGGCACCACCCCGCAATGCTTCGCTGGCCTTTGACGCAACCATTCTGGCCGCTGGCCTGACAGCGCGCTTTGGCAATGATAAATTCAGCCGCCGTGTTCTGACCAACACTGATGGATTTGCCGGTGTTGATGGTGTGTTCCGCTTTAATACAGATGGCACTAACACACGCGCCATGGCGGTTTATGAAGTTCAGTCCGGCGGTGCCCGTGTGGTCAGCCCCGCGCCAACCAGTTTGAACAATCGGGGCTTCTAG
- a CDS encoding VWA domain-containing protein — MRFTNQCVREMFESRSGMIAIHIGRPKQTGIRTRSMKSGPIVSLFAASLLASVTALPAAAAGPGNIMFILDASNSMWGQIDGRPKIEIAKSVLANLVRDLPEGTSSGLIAYGHRFDFKHKNCDDMELISGWDPNMGTNIDQLLNYVTPKGQTPIAQTLTESIAWVQRDNPENPTVVLITDGVETCDGDPCSAAKALADAGIGARVHVVGFDLSPEERAKVECISANGNGKYFDAQNADELQVVMADVKKEVAIPEPIVIVQTEPEPEPVAELFFEDEFDGDDLAEGWEVENPNPDRYIAEQGELLVIAGSPASTPSQEEMENVITHPDALPEGNWEIEVSFKLEAQHGWEAFYFGARNDHDGWMAAGVRPLLAMGEATFKTFIAKNESGKQSGFEASFDAFGDSGSNDSTNRWRNAGLGDKYSKQDFVLILRKTGRSYDMSGTYAKEGDEDYKSFQSESLKMLRGKKKLFLAFGLIRNESDNQGEGNIIVNYVRVRTLSK; from the coding sequence ATGCGATTTACAAATCAATGTGTTCGCGAAATGTTCGAAAGCCGGTCGGGCATGATCGCCATCCACATTGGCAGACCCAAACAGACCGGCATCAGGACCCGCTCTATGAAATCCGGACCAATTGTATCTCTGTTTGCGGCATCACTCCTTGCCTCTGTCACTGCACTTCCCGCAGCTGCTGCGGGTCCCGGTAACATCATGTTCATTCTGGACGCCTCCAACTCCATGTGGGGGCAGATAGACGGGCGGCCGAAAATCGAAATTGCGAAGTCTGTCCTGGCAAATCTGGTGCGTGATCTGCCAGAGGGAACATCAAGTGGGCTGATTGCCTATGGTCATCGTTTTGATTTCAAGCACAAGAACTGTGATGACATGGAGCTGATCAGCGGCTGGGACCCTAATATGGGTACCAACATTGATCAATTGCTGAACTATGTCACACCAAAAGGTCAGACCCCGATTGCCCAAACCCTGACCGAGAGCATTGCCTGGGTTCAGAGGGACAATCCGGAAAACCCAACTGTGGTTCTGATCACCGATGGTGTGGAAACCTGTGATGGCGATCCCTGCAGCGCCGCCAAGGCGCTAGCAGACGCAGGCATTGGGGCGCGTGTTCATGTGGTCGGATTTGACCTGTCACCGGAAGAGAGGGCTAAGGTGGAATGCATTTCGGCCAACGGCAATGGCAAATATTTTGACGCTCAAAACGCCGATGAACTGCAGGTGGTAATGGCGGACGTGAAAAAGGAAGTCGCCATTCCTGAACCAATTGTTATTGTCCAGACAGAGCCTGAACCGGAACCAGTTGCGGAATTATTTTTTGAAGATGAATTTGATGGCGATGATCTGGCAGAGGGATGGGAAGTCGAAAACCCAAACCCGGATCGTTACATCGCTGAACAGGGTGAGCTGTTGGTGATTGCCGGCTCGCCGGCCAGCACTCCCTCGCAGGAGGAGATGGAAAACGTCATCACCCATCCAGACGCGTTGCCCGAGGGAAACTGGGAGATCGAGGTTAGCTTCAAACTGGAAGCCCAGCATGGCTGGGAGGCCTTCTACTTTGGCGCAAGGAACGATCACGATGGATGGATGGCTGCTGGCGTAAGGCCGCTATTAGCAATGGGCGAGGCGACTTTCAAAACATTCATCGCCAAGAATGAAAGCGGAAAACAATCCGGTTTTGAGGCTTCGTTTGACGCGTTTGGCGACTCTGGTTCCAACGACTCGACAAATAGATGGCGGAACGCCGGCCTTGGTGACAAATACAGCAAACAAGACTTTGTCCTGATACTCCGCAAAACCGGCCGTTCGTACGATATGTCTGGCACCTATGCCAAAGAAGGTGACGAGGATTATAAATCCTTTCAAAGTGAATCTCTTAAAATGCTACGTGGCAAGAAGAAGCTTTTCCTTGCTTTCGGCCTCATTCGTAACGAGAGCGACAACCAGGGTGAAGGCAACATTATCGTCAATTATGTGCGTGTGCGGACCCTGTCAAAGTAA
- a CDS encoding helix-turn-helix transcriptional regulator: MSDLDDMVLLADRFFAASSGEADWESVLSEFADFFSADSVVLECTDRNTGRPLLVKDARVNKDCMADYVSHYQHVSPRQALTYWQNPLTVAHDSMFINEEEMDKNPFYAEFLAGHGLRYFMSCHIDPASNVSAALALQRRADQGHVQDHDIALLQALRPLLQRAFSQFWSLQQAGQSGEDLDITLARFGLTPAERRLAIAVGTGERVTAYAARNGISVNTAYSHYARVKHKLDCRSQRDLVLRIANMGRSDRPN; the protein is encoded by the coding sequence ATGAGCGACCTTGATGATATGGTTTTACTGGCAGATCGATTTTTTGCGGCGTCCAGCGGTGAAGCCGATTGGGAATCCGTACTGTCCGAGTTTGCCGATTTTTTCTCAGCTGATTCAGTCGTTCTGGAATGCACAGACCGCAACACCGGCAGGCCGCTTCTGGTGAAGGATGCAAGGGTGAACAAGGATTGCATGGCGGACTATGTTTCGCATTATCAGCATGTATCGCCACGACAAGCACTAACCTATTGGCAAAATCCACTGACGGTCGCCCATGATTCGATGTTTATCAATGAAGAGGAAATGGACAAAAATCCCTTCTACGCCGAATTTTTGGCCGGCCATGGTTTGCGCTATTTCATGTCATGTCACATTGATCCAGCGTCCAATGTCAGTGCTGCGCTGGCATTGCAGAGACGCGCCGATCAAGGCCATGTGCAAGATCACGATATAGCGTTGCTCCAGGCACTCCGCCCGCTCTTGCAGCGCGCCTTTTCTCAATTTTGGAGTTTGCAGCAAGCTGGGCAGTCCGGAGAGGATCTGGATATCACTTTGGCCCGGTTTGGGCTGACACCTGCAGAGCGTCGTTTAGCGATTGCAGTTGGTACTGGTGAACGTGTCACCGCCTACGCGGCGCGCAACGGCATTTCCGTCAATACTGCCTATTCCCACTATGCCCGCGTCAAACACAAACTTGACTGCCGATCACAGCGTGACCTGGTGCTGCGCATCGCGAATATGGGCCGTTCTGACCGACCAAATTAA
- a CDS encoding sulfatase has product MSQKPNIVFILTDQQRLDTIAAHGYDHMITPNIDALVQQGATFENMYVTSPSCAPSRASLFSGTYPHTNGVFRNDEPWNYCWVKDLAEAGYRCVNVGKMHTMPIEGAFGFHERHVVENKDRDHPNLPFYLDNWDKALHARGAAKPSRVSYAKRADYDTSLGAFVWEQAEDLHPDVFVGETACWWLERYPGDEPFFLQVGLPGPHPPYDPTLEYLDPYLDRDLPEAILDYDLDSQPAPLRALRQNHLTEGHDAVVHLKDPTPEQLHRQRAHYYANVTMIDTQVGNIIKALDARGVLDNTVIIFTSDHGDCLNDHGHSQKWNMFEQSVHVPAVICWPGQISPGKTIPELVSLMDFGPTILQMAGAPVPEWMEARSLSDLLFETASDPRDRVFAEHSDDAILTETRFMTMIREDRWKLVHFVDCEEGQLFDLEADPKERINLWNDPDHTEICQRLIGEILTWRIESARTTQGFVQMLADA; this is encoded by the coding sequence ATGTCGCAGAAACCCAATATTGTTTTCATCCTGACCGATCAGCAGCGTCTGGATACGATTGCGGCCCATGGCTATGACCATATGATCACGCCCAATATTGACGCCCTCGTGCAACAGGGCGCCACTTTTGAAAACATGTATGTCACGTCGCCTTCCTGTGCTCCCTCCCGAGCCTCTTTATTCAGCGGCACCTACCCACATACAAATGGCGTCTTCCGCAATGATGAGCCCTGGAACTATTGTTGGGTGAAGGATCTGGCGGAAGCGGGCTATCGATGTGTGAATGTGGGCAAGATGCACACCATGCCCATTGAAGGCGCTTTCGGGTTTCATGAACGTCATGTGGTGGAAAACAAGGACCGTGATCACCCCAACCTGCCATTTTACCTGGATAATTGGGACAAGGCCTTGCACGCGCGGGGTGCGGCCAAACCCTCCCGCGTGAGTTATGCCAAGCGCGCTGATTACGATACTAGTCTGGGTGCCTTCGTCTGGGAACAGGCGGAAGATCTGCACCCGGATGTGTTTGTTGGCGAGACCGCGTGCTGGTGGCTGGAGCGCTATCCGGGCGACGAGCCGTTTTTCCTGCAGGTCGGATTGCCCGGCCCGCACCCGCCTTATGATCCAACACTGGAATATCTGGACCCATATCTGGACCGCGATCTGCCGGAAGCCATTCTGGATTATGATCTCGACAGCCAGCCAGCGCCCTTGCGCGCCTTGCGCCAGAACCACCTGACCGAGGGCCATGATGCGGTGGTGCATTTGAAAGACCCGACGCCGGAGCAACTGCATCGCCAGCGGGCGCATTACTATGCCAATGTCACCATGATCGACACGCAGGTCGGCAACATCATCAAAGCGCTGGATGCGCGTGGTGTGCTGGACAATACGGTGATTATTTTCACCTCGGACCACGGCGATTGCCTGAATGATCATGGCCATTCGCAAAAATGGAACATGTTTGAACAAAGCGTCCATGTGCCAGCTGTGATCTGCTGGCCGGGTCAAATCAGCCCGGGTAAAACCATTCCGGAGCTGGTGTCTTTAATGGATTTCGGACCCACCATTTTACAAATGGCCGGTGCGCCGGTCCCGGAATGGATGGAAGCACGGTCTTTATCGGATTTGCTGTTCGAAACTGCGAGCGATCCGCGTGACAGGGTCTTTGCTGAACATTCTGACGATGCCATTCTCACAGAAACGCGGTTCATGACCATGATCCGCGAGGATCGCTGGAAACTGGTGCATTTTGTGGATTGTGAAGAGGGGCAACTTTTCGATCTGGAGGCGGACCCGAAAGAACGGATCAATTTATGGAATGATCCGGACCACACGGAGATATGCCAAAGACTAATCGGTGAAATCCTGACATGGCGCATTGAAAGCGCACGCACGACTCAGGGTTTTGTGCAAATGCTGGCCGACGCCTAG